In a single window of the Streptomyces sp. CGMCC 4.7035 genome:
- a CDS encoding sortase-dependent protein: protein MRRTVLSAMALACTAALASTVPAFADGQSPVPSVRPTATTVPTPSAEPTRAPASVSPVPTAAESTRARAGRQVSVVPKGAPDTGVTAASSGSGGEGGLIGGGAAAVLVVGGAAVFVVRRRRATGA from the coding sequence ATGCGCCGAACTGTCCTCAGCGCCATGGCACTCGCGTGCACCGCGGCCCTGGCGAGCACCGTGCCCGCGTTCGCCGACGGGCAGAGCCCCGTCCCCTCGGTCCGCCCGACCGCCACCACCGTTCCGACTCCCAGCGCCGAACCGACCCGGGCGCCGGCCTCCGTCAGCCCGGTACCGACTGCGGCCGAATCGACCCGGGCGCGCGCCGGGAGGCAGGTCTCCGTCGTACCGAAGGGCGCGCCCGACACCGGAGTGACGGCGGCTTCCTCCGGGTCCGGGGGCGAGGGCGGTCTGATCGGCGGCGGGGCTGCCGCGGTGCTCGTCGTGGGCGGCGCGGCGGTCTTCGTCGTACGTCGCCGGCGGGCGACCGGAGCATGA
- a CDS encoding class F sortase encodes MTPLSRRAFAVAAMASLLVGCGGHGADRTTTTARPRSTPPPSSASASGSASASASAKGAHALGRSVPVGLRIPAIGVDTPVMRLGLASDGSVQVPPVTAHDRAGWYRHSPTPGQVGPSVILGHVTVGSYGDGVFRHLARLHRGDRIVARLENGTAAVFTVTAVRTVAKADFPADEVYGNVNRPELRLITCGGPRTGDGYLDNVIVFAALTSATS; translated from the coding sequence ATGACCCCGCTCTCCAGGCGCGCGTTCGCCGTCGCGGCGATGGCCTCGCTGCTCGTGGGCTGCGGCGGCCACGGGGCCGACCGGACCACGACGACGGCACGCCCCAGGAGCACGCCGCCGCCTTCGTCGGCTTCCGCTTCGGGCTCGGCTTCGGCTTCGGCCTCGGCGAAGGGGGCGCACGCTCTTGGGCGTTCGGTCCCGGTCGGGCTGCGGATCCCGGCCATCGGGGTCGACACGCCCGTCATGCGGCTGGGGTTGGCGTCGGACGGCAGTGTGCAGGTGCCGCCGGTCACGGCGCACGACCGGGCGGGCTGGTACCGGCATTCGCCGACGCCGGGTCAGGTCGGGCCGTCGGTCATCCTCGGCCATGTCACGGTCGGTTCCTACGGGGACGGGGTCTTCCGCCATCTCGCGCGGCTGCACCGGGGCGACCGGATCGTGGCGCGTCTGGAGAACGGCACGGCGGCGGTGTTCACGGTCACGGCCGTGCGGACGGTCGCCAAGGCGGACTTCCCGGCGGACGAGGTCTACGGGAACGTGAACCGCCCGGAGCTGAGGCTGATCACCTGCGGCGGCCCCCGCACCGGCGACGGCTACCTCGACAACGTGATCGTCTTCGCCGCGCTCACCTCCGCAACCTCCTGA
- a CDS encoding RNA polymerase sigma factor, with protein sequence MKRSRDKAASELFAALYPRLAGWCRRLVDDDETAHEIASEAFTRLWARWTSVEEPRGFLYVTAANLVRDHWRKLERERRAVHRATTEATVRPHTEQADPSVRLLVQSLPERLRTPILLHYYADMPIREVSVLTGRKEGTVKADLHAARELLRVHLRRSLDPTL encoded by the coding sequence TTGAAACGGTCCCGCGACAAGGCAGCGTCCGAGCTGTTCGCCGCCCTCTACCCGCGCCTCGCCGGGTGGTGCCGCCGTCTCGTCGACGACGACGAGACGGCCCACGAGATCGCCTCCGAGGCGTTCACCCGGCTCTGGGCCCGCTGGACGTCCGTGGAGGAGCCGCGCGGCTTCCTCTACGTGACCGCGGCCAACCTCGTGCGGGACCACTGGCGCAAGCTGGAGCGCGAGCGCAGGGCCGTGCACCGTGCCACCACCGAGGCCACGGTCCGCCCCCACACCGAACAGGCGGACCCGTCGGTACGCCTGCTGGTCCAGTCGCTGCCGGAGCGACTTCGTACCCCGATCCTTCTGCACTACTACGCTGACATGCCGATCCGGGAGGTGTCCGTGCTGACCGGGCGCAAGGAAGGAACCGTCAAGGCCGACCTCCACGCGGCCCGCGAACTGCTCCGCGTCCACTTGAGGAGAAGCCTTGACCCCACGCTTTGA
- a CDS encoding response regulator transcription factor, with protein sequence MIQVLVADDEPMVRKGVRAVLSTAPDLTVVAEAADGHAAVELARLHRPDVAVLDIRMPRVDGLRAAAEIRRTLPTTGIVMLTTFGEDEYILRALGDGAAGFLIKSGEPEELIAGVRAVADGAAYLSPKVAARVIAHLAAGGAGARAERHAAARCRVETLTPRERQVLAFLGAGLTNGQIARRLHLVEGTVKAHVSSILTRLGVDNRAAAAVVAHEAGIVPASRTAE encoded by the coding sequence GTGATCCAGGTCCTGGTGGCCGACGACGAGCCCATGGTCCGCAAGGGTGTGCGGGCGGTGCTGTCCACCGCACCCGACCTCACCGTCGTCGCCGAGGCCGCCGACGGTCACGCAGCGGTGGAACTCGCGCGGCTCCACCGCCCCGACGTCGCCGTCCTGGACATCCGGATGCCGCGCGTGGACGGCCTGCGCGCCGCAGCGGAGATCCGCCGGACCCTCCCCACCACCGGCATCGTCATGCTGACGACGTTCGGCGAGGACGAGTACATCCTGCGAGCACTCGGCGACGGAGCCGCGGGCTTTCTGATCAAGTCCGGCGAGCCGGAGGAGTTGATCGCCGGGGTCCGTGCCGTGGCCGACGGCGCGGCCTATCTGTCACCCAAGGTCGCGGCCCGGGTGATCGCCCATCTCGCGGCCGGAGGCGCCGGCGCGCGGGCCGAACGACACGCCGCCGCCCGCTGCCGGGTCGAGACGCTCACGCCCCGGGAACGCCAAGTGCTGGCCTTCCTCGGTGCCGGACTGACGAACGGTCAGATCGCCCGCCGACTGCACCTGGTGGAGGGGACGGTCAAGGCACACGTCAGCTCCATCCTCACCCGCCTCGGCGTCGACAACCGCGCGGCCGCGGCCGTCGTCGCCCACGAGGCCGGGATCGTCCCGGCGTCCAGAACGGCCGAATAG
- a CDS encoding winged helix-turn-helix transcriptional regulator, with product MAESGAEPCKTVDGPITRVFALLGKRWTGLIVAVLMEHPVHFTDLRRAIPGISERMLSDRLTELGAANLVVREVDEGPPLRVSYRLTEAGTALEPALKELAAWAEQHLPAAAECGLPPCSGEAAAASSTG from the coding sequence ATGGCGGAATCGGGGGCAGAGCCCTGCAAGACGGTCGACGGCCCCATCACTCGCGTCTTCGCACTGCTCGGAAAGCGCTGGACGGGCCTGATCGTGGCGGTGCTGATGGAGCACCCGGTGCACTTCACCGACCTTCGCCGCGCCATCCCCGGCATCAGCGAGCGCATGCTCTCGGACCGGCTGACCGAGCTGGGCGCGGCGAACCTCGTCGTGCGCGAGGTGGACGAGGGCCCACCGCTCCGCGTCTCGTACCGGTTGACCGAGGCCGGTACGGCGCTGGAGCCCGCCCTCAAGGAACTGGCCGCCTGGGCGGAGCAGCACCTTCCGGCGGCGGCAGAGTGCGGCTTGCCGCCGTGTTCCGGCGAAGCGGCTGCCGCATCGTCCACCGGCTGA
- a CDS encoding FMN-dependent NADH-azoreductase — MATLLHLDSSLWPESASASRAVTAAFRKAWEEQHPDGTVIYRDLGADPVPHLDALTASAGFADPAGHTPEQAAAFAPRLELVEELESADAVLIGAPMYNLTIPSALKAWLDQVILVGRTALVEESRVKGTPVYIVASRGGAYGPGTPREGYDYVQNYLEAVLTTMLGMEVDFIVPELTMAHSNPAMAELIPLAEASKAKAHEEALGKGKAAARTLAA; from the coding sequence ATGGCAACGCTGCTGCACCTTGACTCCTCCCTGTGGCCCGAGTCCGCTTCCGCCTCCCGCGCGGTCACGGCCGCCTTCCGCAAGGCATGGGAGGAGCAGCACCCCGACGGCACGGTGATCTACCGGGACCTCGGCGCGGATCCGGTGCCGCACCTGGACGCCCTGACCGCGTCCGCCGGTTTCGCCGACCCCGCCGGGCACACCCCTGAGCAGGCGGCGGCCTTCGCCCCGCGGCTGGAGCTGGTCGAGGAGCTGGAGAGCGCCGACGCGGTGCTCATCGGCGCCCCGATGTACAACCTGACGATCCCGTCCGCGCTCAAGGCGTGGCTCGACCAGGTGATCCTCGTGGGGCGTACCGCACTCGTCGAGGAGTCACGGGTCAAGGGCACCCCCGTCTACATCGTGGCCAGCCGCGGCGGCGCCTACGGCCCCGGCACCCCGCGCGAGGGCTACGACTACGTCCAGAACTACCTGGAGGCGGTCCTCACCACGATGCTCGGCATGGAGGTCGACTTCATCGTCCCCGAGCTCACCATGGCGCACTCCAACCCGGCCATGGCGGAGCTGATCCCGCTCGCCGAGGCGTCCAAGGCCAAGGCCCACGAAGAGGCGCTCGGCAAGGGCAAGGCCGCCGCCCGCA